In one Ktedonobacteraceae bacterium genomic region, the following are encoded:
- a CDS encoding ATP-binding protein, translating to MSNSTPFHVIFRPQARLLSLLGDQMISDQAVGLIELVKNAYDATRIEIELLGLASPETTRVVIRDNGFGMTREDVMQKWLSPAINHKERQKKARQRTPLGRLPIGEKGVGRFAAQKLGHKFQMVSRAAHSSEVVVQILTSLPTRISVTVTSWTALIMFSPDWFRRKGCSITNIPVIIQPLLNEKLL from the coding sequence ATGAGCAATTCTACGCCATTTCATGTAATCTTTCGCCCTCAGGCGCGTCTACTCTCGTTGCTCGGCGATCAAATGATCAGCGACCAGGCTGTAGGGCTAATCGAGCTGGTAAAGAACGCCTACGATGCGACTCGGATCGAAATAGAACTGCTGGGACTTGCCAGCCCTGAAACGACACGGGTGGTGATCCGTGACAACGGCTTCGGCATGACGCGCGAAGACGTCATGCAAAAGTGGTTGAGCCCCGCAATTAACCATAAGGAGCGGCAAAAGAAAGCCAGACAGCGCACGCCACTCGGTCGGCTCCCTATTGGAGAGAAGGGTGTCGGCCGTTTCGCGGCTCAGAAACTCGGTCATAAATTTCAGATGGTCAGTCGAGCAGCGCACTCATCTGAAGTAGTTGTGCAGATCCTGACTTCCCTGCCTACCAGAATATCAGTAACAGTAACATCCTGGACCGCGCTCATTATGTTTTCGCCGGACTGGTTTCGGAGGAAGGGGTGCTCGATTACGAATATTCCTGTCATCATCCAGCCGTTGCTGAACGAGAAGCTGTTGTAG
- a CDS encoding IS5 family transposase, with product MKRRSYPSDLSDEEWGILEPLIPPAKPGGHPRTTDIREVINAILYLNRTGAQWRAVPHEFPLWSTVWSYFRQWRNDGTWERIHTTLREQVRVKQGREPTPSAAIIDSQSVKTSQKGGVRGYDGGKKVKGRKRHLLVDTNGWIMQVLVHEANIQDHKGGKLLLEPLKGRFGRLELIWADSGYAKGGFVQWVKEASDWKVEIVQHPWSGLRAVWVPKDAVIDWEKIRPSGFHVLKWRWIVERTFAWLSTWRRLAKDYEVLPSSEEVWIYLAMIRLMLRRLARAPDTASKPIAHSRAA from the coding sequence ATGAAGCGAAGAAGCTATCCCAGTGATCTGAGTGATGAGGAATGGGGGATCTTGGAACCACTCATTCCTCCTGCCAAGCCAGGTGGACATCCACGTACGACCGATATACGCGAAGTCATCAATGCCATCTTGTACCTGAATCGCACGGGTGCGCAATGGCGAGCCGTGCCTCATGAGTTTCCGCTCTGGTCGACCGTCTGGAGCTACTTCCGCCAATGGCGCAACGATGGTACCTGGGAACGCATCCATACGACTCTGCGCGAACAGGTGCGTGTGAAACAAGGCCGTGAGCCAACTCCCAGTGCCGCCATCATCGATAGTCAATCGGTGAAGACGAGTCAAAAAGGAGGAGTGCGTGGCTATGACGGTGGTAAGAAAGTCAAGGGGCGCAAGCGGCATCTGCTCGTCGATACCAATGGGTGGATCATGCAAGTTCTCGTTCATGAGGCCAACATCCAGGATCACAAAGGGGGCAAGCTTCTGCTGGAACCGCTCAAGGGTCGTTTTGGGCGACTTGAGCTGATCTGGGCGGATAGCGGATACGCCAAAGGGGGCTTTGTGCAGTGGGTGAAGGAGGCTTCTGACTGGAAAGTGGAGATTGTGCAACATCCCTGGAGCGGCTTGCGAGCGGTCTGGGTACCCAAAGATGCCGTGATCGATTGGGAGAAGATCCGCCCCAGTGGCTTTCATGTCCTCAAATGGCGCTGGATCGTTGAGCGCACCTTCGCTTGGCTCTCCACCTGGCGTCGGCTGGCCAAGGACTACGAAGTGCTTCCCAGCAGCGAAGAAGTCTGGATTTATCTCGCTATGATCCGGCTCATGCTCAGACGGCTTGCCCGAGCGCCTGATACCGCCAGCAAGCCGATTGCACATTCTCGCGCCGCTTGA